A section of the Microbacterium sp. MM2322 genome encodes:
- a CDS encoding SDR family oxidoreductase yields the protein MANRRAVVTGASSGIGEAVVRALRAKDWDVVGVARRAARLEALDAEIGSRSYAADLTSEADVAALAGHLEDTGPVHALVHVAGGARGTQRVEDGDPADWRWMFEANVLSAQLLTSALLPQLRRAADIDGHADTVYVTSTAAQTAYAGGAGYNAAKAGEAMLVHALRLELNGEPIRVVEVAPGMVQTDEFSLNRLGGDRAAAEKIYDGVEDPLTAADVADVIAYALNAPGHVNLDLITMRPVAQSAQHLLARGPLRARTVEG from the coding sequence ATGGCTAATCGACGTGCAGTGGTGACCGGGGCGAGTTCGGGGATCGGCGAGGCGGTCGTCCGCGCACTCCGGGCGAAGGACTGGGACGTCGTCGGTGTCGCCCGGCGTGCCGCGCGCCTTGAGGCCCTGGATGCCGAGATCGGGTCGCGTTCGTACGCGGCCGATCTCACGAGCGAGGCCGACGTCGCAGCTCTCGCCGGGCACCTCGAGGACACCGGTCCGGTGCACGCCCTCGTGCACGTCGCCGGCGGTGCTCGGGGTACCCAGCGCGTCGAGGACGGCGACCCCGCCGACTGGCGCTGGATGTTCGAGGCGAACGTGCTGTCGGCGCAGCTGCTGACCTCCGCCCTCCTCCCGCAGCTGCGACGCGCTGCCGACATCGACGGGCACGCCGACACCGTGTACGTCACCTCGACGGCCGCACAGACCGCCTATGCCGGCGGGGCCGGGTACAATGCCGCCAAGGCGGGGGAGGCGATGCTCGTGCACGCCCTTCGGCTCGAGCTGAACGGGGAGCCGATCCGCGTCGTCGAGGTCGCCCCCGGCATGGTGCAGACCGACGAGTTCTCCCTCAACCGTCTCGGCGGCGACCGGGCCGCGGCGGAGAAGATCTACGACGGTGTCGAGGACCCCCTCACGGCCGCCGACGTCGCGGACGTGATCGCCTACGCGCTGAACGCACCCGGCCACGTCAACCTGGACCTCATCACGATGCGCCCGGTCGCGCAGTCCGCGCAGCACCTGCTCGCCCGTGGCCCGTTGCGGGCCCGCACCGTCGAGGGCTGA
- a CDS encoding bifunctional o-acetylhomoserine/o-acetylserine sulfhydrylase — MSAPENWRFETKQIHTGAAPDPVTKARATPIYQTTSYVFDNADHAANLFALAEFGNIYTRIQNPTQDVLEQRLAGLEGGTGALVLSSGQAASTFAVLNIAQAGDHIVSSSSIYGGTYNLFKYTLAKLGIETTFVENQDDAEEWRRAVRPNTKLFFAETIGNPQINVLDIRTVADEAHAAGVPLIVDNTIATPYLIRPFEHGADIVVHSVTKFLGGHGTTIGGVIIDGGTFAWSEHSDRFPGLTTPDESYHGAVYTDAVGDGLAYIIKARVQLLRDLGSAISPQSAWNLIQGVETLSLRIERHVQNAQEIAEWLENHSDVASVNYSGLPTSPWYAAANRYAPKGVGAVLSFELKGGVSAGREFVNSLSLFSHLANIGDVRSLVIHPASTTHSQLTPEQQLTSGVTPGLVRLSVGLENIEDLKADLEQALAAARRLSEAARA, encoded by the coding sequence ATGTCCGCACCCGAGAACTGGCGCTTCGAGACGAAGCAGATCCACACCGGCGCCGCCCCGGACCCGGTGACCAAGGCCCGTGCCACCCCGATCTACCAGACGACGTCCTACGTCTTCGACAACGCCGACCACGCCGCGAACCTCTTCGCCCTGGCCGAGTTCGGCAACATCTACACGCGCATCCAGAACCCGACGCAGGATGTCCTCGAGCAGCGTCTCGCGGGCCTCGAGGGCGGCACGGGCGCGCTCGTGCTCTCGAGCGGCCAGGCCGCGTCGACCTTCGCGGTCCTGAACATCGCGCAGGCCGGCGACCACATCGTCTCGTCGAGCTCGATCTACGGCGGCACGTACAACCTCTTCAAGTACACGCTGGCCAAGCTCGGCATCGAGACGACGTTCGTCGAGAACCAGGACGACGCCGAGGAGTGGCGCCGCGCCGTCCGCCCCAACACGAAGCTCTTCTTCGCCGAGACGATCGGCAACCCGCAGATCAACGTCCTCGACATCCGCACCGTTGCCGACGAGGCCCACGCCGCCGGCGTGCCCCTCATCGTCGACAACACGATCGCGACGCCCTACCTCATCCGTCCCTTCGAGCACGGTGCCGACATCGTCGTGCACTCGGTCACGAAGTTCCTCGGCGGCCACGGCACGACGATCGGCGGCGTCATCATCGACGGCGGCACGTTCGCGTGGTCCGAGCACTCCGACCGCTTCCCCGGCCTGACGACGCCCGACGAGTCCTACCACGGTGCGGTCTACACGGATGCCGTGGGTGACGGCCTCGCGTACATCATCAAGGCGCGCGTCCAGCTGCTCCGCGACCTCGGCTCCGCCATCTCGCCGCAGAGCGCGTGGAACCTCATCCAGGGTGTCGAGACGCTGTCGCTGCGCATCGAGCGTCACGTGCAGAACGCGCAGGAGATCGCCGAGTGGCTCGAGAACCACTCCGACGTCGCCTCGGTGAACTACTCGGGGCTCCCGACCTCGCCCTGGTACGCCGCGGCCAACCGGTACGCACCCAAGGGCGTCGGCGCGGTCCTGTCGTTCGAGCTGAAGGGCGGCGTCTCGGCCGGACGCGAGTTCGTCAACTCGCTGAGCCTGTTCAGTCACCTCGCGAACATCGGTGACGTCCGCTCGCTCGTCATCCACCCGGCATCCACCACCCACTCGCAGCTGACCCCGGAGCAGCAGCTCACCTCGGGTGTCACGCCGGGTCTCGTCCGCCTCTCGGTGGGCCTCGAGAACATCGAGGATCTGAAGGCCGACCTCGAGCAGGCCCTCGCCGCTGCGCGCCGCCTCTCGGAGGCCGCCCGCGCCTGA
- a CDS encoding homoserine O-acetyltransferase yields MDWQTSEDTVPSAPVTEADARLLLGRPPATGAWRDGDPVGERRFAQFGAFATESGASLPGIRLAYETWGELSPTRDNAVLILHALTGDSHVCGEAGPGHATDGWWGDIVGPGAPIDTDRWFVVAPNILGGCQGSTGPASIAPDGYEWGSRFPFLTIRDQVAAQVMLADALGIDVWAGVVGGSMGGMHALEWAVGHPERVERLGVLCSPPTTTADQVALNSVQLAAIQMDPRFASGNYYDAPDGDGPHRGLSLARRMALLNYRTPTELNQRFQRSWQSDKSPFGEGGRYAVESYLDFHGNRFTRRFDANSYLTLVEAMNSHDVGRDRGGVEDALARVTARTLVLGVDSDRLFPVEGQHRISRGIRTTIDDETVVLRSDFGHDGFLIETEPVGRHLRRLLES; encoded by the coding sequence ATGGATTGGCAGACCTCGGAAGACACGGTGCCCTCGGCCCCCGTGACCGAGGCCGACGCCCGCCTGCTCCTCGGCCGCCCGCCGGCGACCGGCGCGTGGCGCGACGGCGACCCGGTCGGCGAGCGCCGGTTCGCGCAGTTCGGCGCCTTCGCCACCGAGAGCGGGGCGAGCCTTCCCGGCATCCGTCTCGCCTACGAGACGTGGGGTGAGCTGTCCCCCACCCGCGACAACGCCGTGCTGATCCTCCACGCCCTCACCGGCGACAGCCACGTGTGCGGCGAGGCGGGCCCCGGTCACGCGACCGACGGCTGGTGGGGCGACATCGTCGGCCCCGGCGCTCCGATCGACACCGACCGCTGGTTCGTCGTCGCGCCGAACATCCTGGGGGGATGCCAGGGCTCGACCGGTCCCGCAAGCATCGCTCCGGACGGCTACGAATGGGGCTCGCGCTTCCCGTTCCTGACGATCCGCGACCAGGTCGCCGCGCAGGTCATGCTGGCCGACGCGCTCGGCATCGACGTCTGGGCGGGAGTGGTCGGCGGCTCGATGGGCGGCATGCACGCCCTCGAATGGGCCGTCGGTCACCCGGAGCGGGTCGAGCGCCTCGGCGTCCTCTGCTCACCGCCGACGACGACCGCAGACCAGGTCGCGCTCAACTCGGTCCAACTGGCGGCGATCCAGATGGATCCGCGCTTCGCCAGCGGCAACTACTACGACGCGCCCGACGGTGACGGACCGCACCGCGGTCTCTCGCTCGCCCGCCGCATGGCGCTCCTCAACTACCGCACCCCGACCGAGCTGAACCAGCGCTTCCAGCGTTCCTGGCAGTCCGACAAGAGCCCGTTCGGCGAGGGCGGCCGGTACGCGGTCGAGAGCTACCTCGACTTCCACGGCAACCGCTTCACGCGTCGCTTCGACGCGAACTCCTACCTGACTCTCGTCGAGGCGATGAACTCGCACGACGTCGGCCGCGATCGCGGCGGTGTCGAGGACGCCCTCGCCCGCGTGACCGCGCGCACGCTGGTGCTCGGGGTCGACAGCGACCGCCTGTTCCCGGTGGAGGGGCAGCACCGCATCAGCCGCGGCATCCGCACCACCATCGACGACGAGACCGTCGTGCTGCGAAGCGACTTCGGACACGACGGGTTCCTCATCGAGACCGAGCCCGTCGGCCGCCACTTGCGTCGCCTGCTCGAGAGCTGA
- a CDS encoding NAD(P)/FAD-dependent oxidoreductase, which yields MSDLDAIVVGAGPNGLAAAVTFARAGLAVRVYEKGATIGGGARTAEMTLPGYLHDVCSAVHPLAFESRFFREFGLGRRVEFAVPEASFAQPLDGGRAAVAYRDLDRTADTLGRDGDAYARLMRPLVDRASGVADFTGHPLIRMPADPAAAVWFGLRTLEQGSGAWNARFREDAAPALLTGVAAHTILSLPSLAAAGAGLALSTYGHARGWPIPIGGSQRIVDAMADDLREHGGEIVTDHEVTSLDELPAAKAVLLDVVPRDFLRIAGDAVPDRYRRALERFRYGGAVAKVDFALSGPVPWANEEVRSAGTVHVGGTRAEMAASENLISRGGLPDAPYVLVAQPSGFDASRAPDGAHVLWTYTHVPSGSTADRAEAVIRQIERFAPGFRDLIVAVNSRNAVEVEAENPNYPGGDIAAGAPALWQLLKRPVVSPEPWRTPLDGVYLCSASTSPGPGVHGLAGWHAARSALRHTFGTRISPDLAPN from the coding sequence GTGAGCGATCTCGACGCGATCGTCGTCGGAGCGGGACCGAACGGGCTCGCCGCCGCCGTCACCTTCGCACGTGCGGGTCTCGCCGTCCGCGTGTACGAGAAGGGCGCGACGATCGGCGGCGGCGCCCGCACAGCGGAGATGACGCTGCCGGGTTACCTGCACGACGTCTGCTCGGCCGTTCACCCGCTCGCGTTCGAGAGCCGCTTCTTCCGTGAGTTCGGGCTGGGCAGACGGGTCGAGTTCGCCGTTCCCGAGGCCTCGTTCGCGCAGCCTCTCGACGGCGGCCGAGCTGCCGTCGCCTACCGCGATCTCGACCGGACGGCCGACACCCTCGGCCGCGACGGCGACGCGTACGCGCGCCTGATGCGGCCGCTCGTCGACCGCGCCTCCGGAGTCGCGGACTTCACGGGGCATCCGCTCATCCGCATGCCCGCCGATCCCGCCGCGGCAGTGTGGTTCGGCCTGCGGACCCTGGAGCAGGGGAGCGGAGCGTGGAACGCCCGGTTCCGTGAGGATGCTGCACCGGCCCTCCTCACGGGTGTCGCCGCCCACACGATCTTGTCGCTGCCGAGCCTCGCTGCCGCGGGTGCCGGGCTCGCGCTGTCGACGTACGGGCACGCACGCGGATGGCCGATCCCGATCGGCGGCAGCCAACGGATCGTCGATGCGATGGCGGACGACCTGCGCGAGCACGGCGGCGAGATCGTCACCGACCACGAGGTGACCTCGCTCGACGAGCTGCCCGCAGCGAAAGCCGTGCTGCTCGACGTCGTCCCGAGAGACTTCCTCCGCATCGCGGGCGACGCCGTGCCCGACCGCTATCGTCGGGCTCTCGAACGTTTCCGCTACGGCGGTGCGGTGGCGAAGGTGGACTTCGCGCTCTCCGGTCCCGTGCCATGGGCGAACGAGGAGGTCCGTTCGGCGGGCACGGTCCACGTCGGCGGCACGCGCGCCGAGATGGCGGCATCCGAGAATCTGATCTCGCGAGGCGGACTGCCCGACGCGCCGTACGTGCTCGTGGCGCAGCCGTCGGGGTTCGACGCGTCCCGCGCACCCGACGGCGCTCATGTCCTCTGGACGTACACGCACGTGCCGTCGGGGAGCACGGCCGACCGTGCCGAGGCGGTCATCCGGCAGATCGAGCGGTTCGCCCCCGGATTCCGGGACCTGATCGTCGCGGTCAACTCACGCAACGCGGTCGAGGTCGAAGCCGAGAACCCCAACTACCCCGGCGGCGACATCGCCGCGGGCGCCCCCGCCCTGTGGCAGCTGCTCAAGCGGCCGGTCGTCTCGCCGGAGCCGTGGCGGACACCGCTCGACGGCGTGTACCTGTGCTCGGCGTCGACGAGCCCTGGCCCCGGTGTGCACGGTCTCGCCGGCTGGCACGCGGCGAGGTCTGCGCTCCGCCACACGTTCGGCACGCGGATCTCGCCGGATCTGGCGCCGAACTGA
- a CDS encoding SRPBCC family protein: MSRNSRVFACTPDDVFAVLADGWLFPSWVVGASRMREVADSWPQVGSRLHHSFGVWPVLIDDETEVLVFEPPRHILFRAKGWPMGEAQVDIQVRPHRDGAVVRIQEEAVAGPGSLVPPALLDVALQLRNAETLHRLAYLAEGRASRPTDETSAHDEGVSE; encoded by the coding sequence ATGTCCCGGAACTCGCGCGTGTTCGCCTGCACCCCCGACGACGTCTTCGCCGTCCTCGCCGACGGATGGCTCTTCCCGTCGTGGGTCGTCGGCGCGTCCCGGATGCGGGAGGTCGCCGACTCGTGGCCGCAGGTCGGGTCGCGCCTCCACCACTCGTTCGGGGTGTGGCCGGTCCTGATCGACGATGAGACCGAAGTCCTCGTCTTCGAGCCGCCGCGGCACATCCTGTTCCGGGCGAAGGGCTGGCCGATGGGTGAGGCGCAGGTGGACATCCAGGTGCGGCCCCACCGCGACGGCGCGGTCGTCCGCATCCAGGAGGAGGCCGTCGCCGGCCCGGGGAGTCTCGTGCCCCCCGCGCTCCTCGACGTCGCGCTCCAGCTCCGGAACGCCGAGACCCTGCACCGACTCGCCTACCTCGCCGAGGGGCGCGCCTCGCGGCCGACCGATGAGACGTCGGCCCACGACGAGGGCGTCTCCGAGTGA
- a CDS encoding MFS transporter: MTSAPDRPRRALLALAIGSFGIGMTEFVVMGLLPEIARELLPSAWATSQEDAIAQAGWLITLYALGVVIGAPTIAASVAKYPRHRVMILLAGALTLFNALTLVLPTFELVAASRLLAGLPHGAYFGIGALVAADVMGPGNRAKGVAFVLTGLTVANVVGVPLGTFLGQNLGWRWAFVLVVVIFAAATVAIALTVPHRPGEPSRTLRAELAVFRIGQVWFALGIGAIGFGGFFAVYTYVSPLVTEAAGAPAWLVPIVLVILGLGMTAGNLVGGHLADVNLIRAMFGLLILLVVTQLLLALTSGWIVTVIVFVFAVAFASSAVSPTIQTRLMDVAGDNQSIAAALNHSALNTGNALGAALGGAVIAAGLGFTAPVWVGLALALGGLGIAALSIGIERRAQTRVPARV, from the coding sequence GTGACTTCCGCTCCCGACCGTCCCCGCCGCGCTCTCCTGGCGCTCGCCATCGGCAGCTTCGGCATCGGCATGACGGAGTTCGTCGTCATGGGTCTCCTCCCCGAGATCGCGCGCGAACTCCTCCCGTCGGCGTGGGCGACCTCTCAGGAAGACGCCATCGCCCAGGCGGGCTGGCTGATCACGCTCTACGCGCTGGGTGTGGTGATCGGCGCCCCGACCATCGCGGCATCCGTTGCGAAGTACCCGCGTCACCGCGTCATGATCCTGCTCGCGGGTGCACTGACCCTCTTCAACGCGCTGACCCTCGTCCTTCCGACGTTCGAGCTCGTCGCGGCGTCGCGCCTGCTCGCCGGGCTTCCGCACGGGGCGTACTTCGGCATCGGAGCTCTCGTCGCGGCCGACGTGATGGGCCCGGGGAATCGGGCGAAGGGCGTCGCCTTCGTCCTCACCGGTCTCACGGTCGCGAACGTGGTCGGCGTGCCTCTCGGGACCTTCCTCGGCCAGAACCTCGGGTGGCGCTGGGCGTTCGTGCTCGTCGTCGTCATCTTCGCCGCCGCGACCGTCGCGATCGCGCTGACGGTGCCGCACCGCCCGGGCGAGCCGTCGCGCACCCTCCGTGCGGAGCTCGCCGTGTTCCGCATCGGCCAGGTGTGGTTCGCGCTCGGCATCGGCGCGATCGGTTTCGGCGGCTTCTTCGCCGTCTACACGTACGTGTCGCCGCTCGTCACGGAAGCTGCGGGCGCGCCTGCATGGCTGGTGCCGATCGTCCTCGTGATCCTCGGCCTGGGGATGACGGCGGGCAACCTCGTCGGCGGCCACCTCGCCGACGTCAACCTGATCCGGGCGATGTTCGGGCTGCTGATCCTGCTCGTCGTGACGCAGTTGCTGCTCGCGCTGACCTCGGGGTGGATCGTCACGGTCATCGTCTTCGTGTTCGCCGTCGCGTTCGCGTCGTCGGCCGTGAGCCCGACGATCCAGACCAGGTTGATGGATGTCGCGGGTGACAACCAGTCGATCGCCGCAGCCCTCAACCACTCCGCCCTGAACACCGGCAACGCCCTCGGCGCCGCTCTCGGCGGTGCGGTCATCGCGGCGGGGCTCGGGTTCACCGCACCCGTCTGGGTCGGTCTCGCTCTCGCGCTCGGTGGGCTCGGGATCGCCGCCCTCAGCATCGGGATCGAGCGACGCGCGCAGACACGCGTGCCGGCGCGCGTCTGA
- a CDS encoding thiamine-binding protein, whose amino-acid sequence MLVAFSVAPSGNGNSDGSVHDAVAAAVAVVRSSGLPHRTTSMFTEIEGEWDEVMAVVKAAVDAVQPFGSRVSLVMKADIRPGYTGEIDGKIDRLESALESIRSQEKSGTTIPE is encoded by the coding sequence ATGCTCGTCGCCTTCTCCGTCGCCCCGTCCGGCAACGGCAACTCGGACGGTTCCGTCCACGACGCGGTGGCTGCCGCCGTCGCCGTCGTCCGCTCCTCCGGCCTGCCGCACCGGACGACGAGCATGTTCACCGAGATCGAGGGGGAGTGGGACGAGGTGATGGCCGTGGTCAAGGCCGCCGTCGACGCCGTGCAGCCCTTCGGCTCGCGTGTCTCGCTCGTGATGAAGGCCGACATCCGGCCGGGGTACACCGGCGAGATCGACGGCAAGATCGACCGCCTCGAGTCCGCCCTCGAATCGATTCGTTCGCAGGAGAAGAGCGGGACTACGATTCCGGAGTGA
- a CDS encoding glycosyltransferase 87 family protein, producing MTNRVLLWAAFAVVHLFVGAMGFLLPNEPMGDVYRVYEPWSRAVFSGGGIVGITQDWVYPHLALLPMLLAHLPGSVVGDYTTGWAILVTVLDAVAFAVLVGRGRSRGRIAASVFWLAAIVCLGPVGMYRIDGVSVPLAILGCLWLLRRPWLASVLLAAATWIKIWPAALVAAAVVAVRRRSVVIAAAALTSALILGVVVAAGGADHALGFVTGQTGRGLQVEAPVSAVYLWGALFGVDGASVYYDQGILTFQVAGAHTDIVSAVMTPLLVVAVAAVVTIGGMKAHRGVPFVRLFPTLGLALTTVLIVVNKVGSPQFQAWLFAIVVLGLVIDRRRWVGPGILVLASAGLTQLIYPLLYDGIVSPAVLPVAVLTLRNVALVVLLGWMLVRLVRLPAPVPALVRTIP from the coding sequence GTGACGAACCGCGTGCTGCTGTGGGCCGCGTTCGCGGTCGTTCACCTCTTCGTCGGTGCGATGGGCTTCCTCCTGCCGAACGAGCCGATGGGCGACGTCTACCGGGTGTACGAGCCGTGGTCGCGCGCCGTGTTCTCGGGTGGCGGGATCGTCGGCATCACGCAGGACTGGGTGTATCCGCACCTCGCCCTCCTGCCGATGCTCCTGGCCCACCTGCCCGGCTCTGTCGTGGGTGACTACACGACCGGCTGGGCGATCCTCGTGACCGTTCTCGACGCGGTCGCCTTCGCGGTGCTCGTGGGCCGGGGACGCTCGCGCGGCCGCATCGCGGCGTCGGTCTTCTGGCTCGCCGCGATCGTCTGCCTCGGCCCCGTCGGGATGTACCGCATCGACGGGGTGTCGGTGCCGTTGGCGATCCTCGGATGCCTGTGGCTGCTGCGTCGGCCGTGGCTCGCATCCGTGCTGCTCGCCGCGGCGACGTGGATCAAGATCTGGCCGGCGGCGCTCGTGGCGGCCGCCGTCGTGGCGGTGCGTCGCCGGAGCGTCGTCATCGCGGCCGCTGCGCTCACGAGCGCGCTCATCCTGGGAGTCGTCGTGGCAGCGGGCGGAGCCGACCACGCGCTGGGATTCGTCACCGGCCAGACCGGTCGCGGGCTCCAGGTGGAGGCCCCCGTCAGCGCTGTCTACCTGTGGGGTGCGCTCTTCGGCGTCGACGGGGCGTCGGTGTACTACGACCAGGGGATCCTGACCTTCCAGGTCGCGGGCGCGCACACCGACATCGTGAGCGCCGTGATGACCCCGCTGCTCGTCGTGGCGGTCGCGGCCGTCGTCACGATCGGCGGGATGAAGGCCCACCGCGGTGTGCCGTTCGTCCGGCTCTTCCCGACCCTCGGCCTCGCCCTCACCACCGTCCTGATCGTCGTCAACAAGGTCGGCTCGCCGCAGTTCCAGGCGTGGCTGTTCGCCATCGTGGTGCTCGGCCTCGTCATCGACCGTCGCCGGTGGGTGGGTCCCGGCATCCTCGTCCTCGCGTCCGCCGGGCTCACTCAGCTGATCTACCCGCTGCTCTACGACGGCATCGTCTCGCCCGCGGTCCTTCCCGTCGCCGTCCTCACCCTCCGAAACGTCGCGCTCGTCGTGCTCCTCGGCTGGATGCTGGTCCGCCTCGTGCGTCTGCCCGCCCCCGTTCCCGCTCTCGTTCGCACCATCCCCTGA
- a CDS encoding ADP/ATP-dependent (S)-NAD(P)H-hydrate dehydratase — MGAMAAREWNSADTAAVITEPTADDDKYSRGVVGMRTGSTAFPGAAVLGVEAAWRTGVGMVRYLGPARAADFVLARRPETVTADGRVQAWVIGSGTDAAHRSALELAALRGILSGAVPVVVDAGALDLASRASAPVVATPHGREHARLRGMLGLDPDVDDPSGTAAALEGVVVRKGATTVVAAPGEDAIEITAPTSWLATAGTGDVLAGTVGAVVAGIVGRGTSPHDLGALQRAAASAVWLHGHAAALAVAAHDGGPIAALDVAKHLPYAVAAVLAG; from the coding sequence GTGGGCGCCATGGCGGCGCGCGAGTGGAACAGTGCGGACACGGCCGCAGTCATCACCGAGCCAACGGCTGACGACGACAAGTATTCCCGTGGCGTCGTCGGGATGCGGACCGGTTCGACCGCGTTCCCCGGCGCGGCGGTCCTCGGGGTCGAGGCCGCCTGGCGCACGGGCGTCGGCATGGTCCGCTACCTGGGACCGGCGCGGGCGGCGGACTTCGTCCTCGCCCGGCGTCCCGAGACGGTGACGGCGGACGGTCGCGTGCAGGCGTGGGTGATCGGGTCGGGGACGGATGCCGCGCACCGCTCGGCCCTCGAACTCGCGGCGCTTCGCGGCATCCTGTCCGGCGCCGTGCCGGTCGTGGTCGACGCGGGCGCTCTCGACCTCGCGTCTCGCGCGTCGGCACCGGTCGTGGCGACTCCGCACGGTCGCGAACACGCCCGCCTGCGGGGGATGCTGGGGCTCGACCCGGACGTCGACGACCCTTCGGGCACCGCGGCCGCTCTGGAGGGTGTCGTGGTCCGGAAGGGGGCGACCACCGTCGTCGCCGCTCCCGGAGAGGACGCCATCGAGATCACGGCGCCGACCTCGTGGCTCGCGACCGCGGGGACCGGCGATGTGCTCGCCGGCACCGTCGGGGCGGTCGTCGCCGGCATCGTGGGACGGGGGACGTCGCCGCATGACCTCGGCGCACTGCAGCGTGCCGCGGCATCCGCCGTGTGGTTGCACGGACACGCGGCCGCCCTCGCCGTCGCCGCACACGACGGGGGGCCGATCGCGGCGCTCGACGTCGCCAAGCACCTGCCGTACGCCGTCGCGGCGGTGCTCGCGGGGTGA
- a CDS encoding NADH:flavin oxidoreductase/NADH oxidase yields MTLLFTPLELTGATARNRLWVSPMCQYTAVDGVPNDWHHVHLAQFATGGAGIVIAEASAVTPEGRITAHDTGLWNDEQRDAWAPIVAAIHARGALAGVQLAHAGRKASTHRPFDGARGSVGPADGGWTTVAPSAIAYEGFAEPVALDAAAIDALVTAFGDAAHRADEAGFDLLEVHAAHGYLLHQFLSPLSNTRTDQYGGSLENRARVLLRVVDAVRDAAPTRTIAVRFSATDWAEGGWGVEETATVAGWVGERGASVIDVSTGGLVAHQQITTGPGYQVPFAATVRERTGLLVTAVGEILDGPQAEAVLGEGLADAVMVGRGWLRDPHFALRAADELGDAEAATLWPPQYLRARRR; encoded by the coding sequence ATGACCCTCCTGTTCACGCCTCTCGAACTCACCGGCGCGACCGCCCGCAACCGGCTCTGGGTGTCGCCGATGTGCCAGTACACCGCGGTCGACGGCGTGCCGAACGACTGGCACCACGTGCACCTCGCACAGTTCGCCACGGGCGGTGCCGGCATCGTCATCGCCGAAGCCTCGGCCGTGACCCCCGAGGGACGCATCACCGCGCACGACACCGGGCTCTGGAACGACGAGCAGCGGGATGCCTGGGCTCCCATCGTCGCCGCGATCCACGCGCGCGGCGCCCTCGCCGGCGTGCAGCTCGCCCACGCGGGGCGGAAGGCCTCGACCCACCGTCCCTTCGACGGCGCCCGCGGCAGCGTCGGCCCCGCCGACGGCGGCTGGACGACGGTCGCGCCCTCGGCGATCGCCTACGAGGGCTTCGCGGAACCGGTCGCGCTCGACGCCGCCGCGATCGATGCGCTCGTGACGGCGTTCGGCGATGCGGCGCACCGCGCCGACGAAGCCGGCTTCGACCTGCTCGAGGTCCACGCCGCCCACGGCTACCTCCTCCACCAGTTCCTCTCGCCGCTGTCGAACACCCGCACCGACCAGTACGGCGGTTCGCTCGAGAACCGCGCGCGCGTCCTGCTGCGCGTCGTCGACGCGGTCCGGGATGCCGCGCCCACCCGCACGATCGCCGTCCGATTCTCGGCGACCGACTGGGCTGAGGGCGGCTGGGGAGTCGAGGAGACCGCCACCGTCGCCGGCTGGGTCGGCGAGCGCGGCGCGAGCGTCATCGACGTCTCGACCGGTGGGCTGGTCGCCCACCAGCAGATCACGACCGGCCCGGGCTACCAGGTGCCGTTCGCGGCGACCGTCCGCGAACGCACGGGCCTGCTGGTCACGGCCGTCGGCGAGATCCTCGACGGCCCGCAGGCCGAGGCCGTCCTCGGCGAAGGACTCGCCGATGCCGTCATGGTCGGGCGCGGGTGGCTCCGCGACCCGCACTTCGCCCTGCGTGCCGCCGACGAGCTCGGCGACGCGGAGGCCGCGACGCTGTGGCCGCCGCAGTACCTCCGCGCCCGTCGGCGCTGA